Proteins from a single region of Halorubrum sp. 2020YC2:
- a CDS encoding NAD-dependent epimerase/dehydratase family protein produces MSTLLVVGGSGFIGRDVCRFAVRDGHEVRSVSRGGRPDVDEEWVDAVSWTSADLFRPNAWRDRLAGVDAVVHSVGTLTEAPTDGVTFERVNGDAAILAALEAERAGVDAFVLLSAAAKPPGVRNAYLDAKRRAEASIVDLDLDDVTLRPGPVYGEGQPHLPGVADRVLRFVASARPLASRLGESRPLSVDTVARATYRAALDPGERLLDVSDIRDLAG; encoded by the coding sequence ATGTCGACCCTCCTCGTCGTCGGCGGTAGCGGCTTCATCGGGCGCGACGTCTGTCGGTTCGCGGTCCGCGACGGACACGAGGTCCGCAGCGTCTCGCGCGGCGGACGTCCCGACGTCGACGAAGAGTGGGTGGACGCCGTCTCGTGGACGAGCGCCGACCTCTTCCGCCCGAACGCGTGGCGCGACCGACTCGCCGGCGTCGACGCCGTGGTCCACTCGGTCGGGACGCTCACCGAGGCGCCGACGGACGGGGTCACCTTCGAGCGCGTCAACGGCGACGCGGCGATCCTCGCGGCGCTGGAGGCCGAGCGCGCCGGCGTCGACGCGTTCGTCCTCCTCTCGGCGGCGGCGAAACCGCCGGGCGTCCGGAACGCCTACCTCGACGCCAAGCGGCGCGCCGAGGCCTCCATTGTCGACCTCGACCTCGACGACGTCACGCTCCGACCGGGACCGGTGTACGGCGAGGGACAGCCGCACCTCCCCGGCGTTGCCGACCGGGTCCTCCGGTTCGTCGCGAGCGCGCGCCCCCTCGCGTCGCGGCTGGGCGAGTCGCGACCGCTCTCCGTCGACACCGTCGCGCGCGCGACGTACCGGGCCGCGCTGGACCCGGGCGAGCGGCTGCTCGACGTGTCTGACATCCGGGACCTCGCCGGGTGA
- a CDS encoding universal stress protein: MYERILVPTDGSDVAEAAVDHALDLAAKYDAEVHALYVVDIDSVNFSLGTEQVDRLKQGRFDEMGELKDQADEATGVVAARGDERGVDVVEHVSGGRPHKVIANYAEDNGIDLIVMGSHGRAGVRRALLGSVTERTLRSTHVPVLVVDYLDED, encoded by the coding sequence ATGTACGAACGCATCCTCGTCCCCACGGACGGAAGCGACGTCGCGGAGGCGGCGGTCGACCACGCGCTCGACCTCGCCGCGAAGTACGACGCCGAGGTCCACGCGCTGTACGTGGTCGACATCGACTCCGTGAACTTCAGCCTCGGAACCGAACAGGTCGACCGGCTCAAGCAGGGCCGGTTCGACGAGATGGGAGAGCTGAAAGACCAGGCGGACGAGGCGACCGGCGTGGTCGCGGCGCGCGGCGACGAACGCGGCGTCGACGTTGTCGAACACGTCTCGGGCGGTCGGCCGCACAAGGTGATCGCCAACTACGCCGAGGACAACGGCATCGACCTCATCGTTATGGGGAGCCACGGCCGCGCCGGCGTGCGCCGCGCGCTGCTGGGCAGCGTCACGGAGCGCACCCTGCGCTCGACGCACGTCCCCGTCCTCGTCGTCGACTACCTCGACGAGGACTGA